One window of Quercus robur chromosome 5, dhQueRobu3.1, whole genome shotgun sequence genomic DNA carries:
- the LOC126724862 gene encoding uncharacterized protein LOC126724862, whose translation MAMEFSNSVSYGLKLSKRIYYGKDMPVEVPSMTRSASSVSGSEKEVVVVETALYMPAAPMVYAVVPDPEVVDNPDIPSYQPYVYGRCVPPALIPLNMHGVAMEIESVLDTAFVAVSGTWRVHCVMAGQRCDCRIAVPMGEQGSLLGVEVEVDGRSYQAQLVTMEDMEDVEKVPKVEDGRFLKGQIYTLKVPKVKGGSTLSVKINWSQKLAYNDGQFCLNVPFSFPAYVNPVGKKISKREKISLKVNSGTGREVLWTNASHPLKELKRQDGKLSFLYEAQVPTWSSSDFTFSYAFTSIDFFGGVLLQSPSLRDFDERETFCFYLFPGNIQSRKVFKKEVVFLIDISGSMKGDPLEYTKNALVASLSKLNPEDSFNIIAFNEEVRLFSSTMKLATKEAISNAIEWVGTNLIGNGNTNILLPLNEAMKLLAKTIDSIPLIFLVTDGAVEDEKQICNNMIDYLKSEQSICPRISTFGIGSYCNHYFLQKLAHIGRGHYDAAYDADTINFRMQRLFASASSVILANIKMDTLVDLDSLELFPSHIPDLSSRSPLIVSGRYDGGFPDTVKISGTLADMNNFVIELKVQRAKDVPLERVLARRHIDMLTAQAWLLGTKELEEKVAKISIQTGVPCEYTRMILVQTDKVAKAPDPVLLQEVYKKLKLQKKVESEGPKNIFLGKLGVGFGNLTATAQNLPPGFEKAKSSDPADLLVKAASNCCSQLADRFCCMCCIQSCSYVNNQCAVVLTQLCAALACVECINCCYELCSCF comes from the exons atggCTATGGAGTTCTCTAACAGCGTGAGCTACGGGCTGAAGCTCTCGAAGCGGATATACTACGGCAAGGATATGCCGGTGGAGGTGCCGTCGATGACGAGGTCGGCTTCGTCAGTTTCGGGTTCGGAgaaggaggtggtggtggtggagacgGCGTTGTATATGCCGGCGGCGCCGATGGTGTACGCGGTGGTGCCGGATCCGGAGGTGGTGGACAATCCGGACATACCGAGCTACCAGCCTTACGTGTACGGCCGGTGCGTGCCGCCGGCGCTGATACCGCTGAATATGCACGGCGTGGCGATGGAGATCGAGAGCGTATTGGACACGGCGTTCGTCGCCGTGAGCGGCACGTGGCGCGTGCATTGCGTGATGGCTGGCCAGCGATGCGATTGTCGCATTGCCGTGCCCATGGGAGAGCAG GGTTCACTTCTAGGTGTCGAGGTAGAAGTTGATGGAAGATCTTATCAAGCCCAGTTGGTTACAATGGAAGATATGGAAGACGTGGAAAAAGTGCCTAAAGTTGAAGATGGACGCTTTCTCAAAGGCCAGATATACACTCTAAAAGTTCCAAAG gttaaaggAGGCTCCACACTCTCAGTTAAGATCAATTGGTCTCAGAAATTAGCATACAATGATGGCCAGTTTTGCCTCAATGTACCATTTAGTTTTCCAGCATATGTCAATCCTGTTGggaagaaaatttctaaaagagAGAAGATTTCATTGAAAGTGAACTCTGGTACTGGTAGAGAAGTTTTATGGACAAATGCCAGCCATCCTCTTAAG GAACTAAAGCGTCAAGATGGTAAATTAAGCTTCTTATATGAAGCTCAAGTACCAACATGGTCAAGTTCGGACTTCACTTTCTCGTACGCT TTTACCTCAATTGACTTCTTTGGTGGTGTGCTCCTGCAATCTCCATCTCTGCGTGATTTTGATGAAAGAGAGACGTTTTGCTTCTATCTTTTCCCTGGAAATATTCAGAGTAGGAAG GTTTTCAAAAAGGAGGTTGTGTTTCTTATTGATATAAGTGGAAGCATGAAGGGAGATCCTCTTGAATATACAAAGAATGCATTAGTGGCATCACTCTCCAAGCTCAATCCTGAAGATAGTTTTAACATAATAGCTTTTAATGAAGAGGTACGCTTATTCTCGTCAACAATGAAGCTGGCAACGAAGGAAGCTATTTCCAATGCTATAGAGTGGGTTGGAACTAATTTGATTGGGAATGGTAATACAAACATTTTGCTTCCCCTAAATGAG GCAATGAAGTTGTTGGCCAAGACAATTGATTCAATTCCTCTCATTTTTCTCGTTACTGATGGGGCTGTTGAAGATGAAAAGCAGATTTGTAATAATATGATAGACTATCTCAAAAGCGAGCAATCAATTTGTCCGCGCATTAGTACTTTTGGCATAG GTTCATATTGTAACCATTACTTCTTGCAAAAGTTAGCACACATTGGAAGGGGTCACTATGATGCTGCATATGATGCAG ataCAATTAACTTTCGAATGCAAAGATTATTTGCTAGTGCTTCATCTGTCATTCTTGCCAATATAAAGATGGACACATTGGTAGATCTTGATTCACTTGAG TTATTTCCGTCTCATATTCCAGACCTTTCTTCTCGAAGTCCATTGATTGTATCAGGAAGATATGATGGAGGTTTTCCAGACACAGTCAAAATTAGTGGTACCTTGGCAGATATGAACAATTTTGTAATAGAACTGAAGGTGCAAAGAGCTAAGGATGTTCCACTTGAAAGA GTACTTGCAAGGAGACATATTGATATGCTCACAGCTCAAGCATGGTTGTTAGGAACTAAAGAACTGGAAGAGAAG GTTGCCAAAATAAGCATACAAACTGGGGTTCCATGTGAGTATACCCGCATGATTTTGGTTCAAACTGATAAAGTGGCGAAAGCACCTGATCCTGTTTTGTTGCAAGAG GTATACAAGAAACTAAAACTGCAAAAGAAGGTGGAGTCGGAGGGCCCGAAGAACATATTCTTGGGAAAATTAGGCGTTGGTTTTGGTAACTTGACTGCAACAGCACAGAATCTTCCACCAGGATTTGAAAAGGCAAAGTCATCTGATCCTGCAGATCTGTTGGTTAAGGCTGCTTCCAACTGTTGTAGCCAACTAGCTGATCGTTTTTGTTGCATGTGTTGCATCCAGTCTTGTTCATATGTGAATAACCAATGTGCAGTTGTTTTAACCCAACTCTGCGCTGCCCTTGCCTGTGTTGAGTGTATCAATTGCTGT